The genomic stretch GCCGGTCACCATCCTTACTACCAACCAGATCAGGGCCAAACACCCCAAAACACCAAAATATTCTACCCCGATATCAGAGCAGGATTTTATACACTCTTTGTGTACACAGATATAATAGAACATCAGCTAGTAGGGGATGCCTACGTTCAATTACTAAGGACCGTTGAAATCAGCGGGAAAGGTGGTGGGATAAGCACACAAAGATACAGCAGACCCGACTATATACCGCTCTGCAAGCACCACTTCGATTCAGTAACCATTTCAATTCAAACCGATCAAGGGAAACCTGTTAGGTTTAAGTACGGAAAATCCGTTGTGAGACTTCATTTCAGACAACGGCGCGTAACAGCGAATTGAAATGTTGTCGCAGAAGTTGTATGGAGACCCGAATATCTACACGCGATATTACCTGGCGCAAGCGGGCTATGGATTGGAAGGTTTCCAGGGAGAGGAATTTATGCATGGTTCGGGCCTAGCAGGTCTATTCAGAGGGTTATTCCGTAGGGTTGTTCCTCTGTTTAGAAAAGGCATTGAACTTGTAAAGCCGCATGTGAAAACCGCAGCCAGAAATATCGCCAAAGACGCTGTCGCAACAGTGTCAACGGCGGTGTTGGATAGAATAAACAGGCCAAAACAAGACCAGGACGGGTCAGGTGTTGTGTATATACGCAAAAAACAACGTAAACGAAAAAGACATATTGACAGCATAGTTCTTCCACCTTTTCTCAATAAAACCAATGGTCGCAAGAAGCGCAGAAGACAGAAACCACCAGCTCGTTCACCAGGCGACATCTTTTAATCGGCGACATGGCTTTCGTGCACGACTGCTCGACCGAGTATGCCAAATCAGAATTGGATATCTTTCAAATACCACCGACACAAACAAGTATTGAAAAATCTATTTATGTAGAAATACAACCTATCGCCGCAATAGCTGACGGCACTCCCTTGGAATTCTTTATATCCGGAAGCGGCGAATATTATTACGACTTAAATAATACCTTGCTACATATCACCTGCCGAATACTTAAAGCGGACAACACGCTCCTGCAAGATGGCGCTCGTGTAGCATTGGTTAATTACCCTATAGCCAGTCTTTTCAGTCAGCTAGATATATCACTCGGCGATCGATTAATATCTACAAGCGATAATCTGTATACCTACAGAGCCTATATAGAAACACTTCTAAACTATAACGCACAGACTTTGGCGACACAGTTTACAGCCGGTTTATTCTATAAGGATACAGCGGGACATTTTGATGACAGTGCGCTGGACGGTAACAATGCAGGCTTCATCAAAAGAGCGCAATTTACAACACGGTCCAGAAGCGTCGAACTAGTGGGTCCAATTTACGCCGATGTCTTTAATCAGCCAAAGCTGGTCCTGAATGGATTAGATCTGAAGATTAAACTCACCAGGAATAAAGACTCTTTTTGCCTTATGAGTGCCGAAGCTGAGGCGTTTAAAGTGCAGATACAAACAGCGTCGTTATATATTAAAAGGGTTCAAGTCTCACCAGCCGTGAGGATCGGTCACAGCCAGGCGCTGTTAACCGCTAACGCAAAGAACGCCATTGACCGGGCGTGTCTCAAAGTATACAGCATACCGGCCGGGACACGAATTTCCAACCATGAAAATCTATTTCTCGGCAATATACCAAAAATCGTGATACTCGCTCTGGTAGGAAATGAAGAATTTTCTGGAAGTTACCAGAGGAATCCGTTGCGGTTCGGTCACTATAATGTAAATTATGCCTGCCTGTATTTAGACGGTCAACAGATACCTGCAAAACCTTTCCAGCCTAACTTTCAGGCAGAAGCCGCCATCCGAGAATACATGTCTTTGGTGCACATCACAGGCAAACAAAAAGCTGACAACGCACTATCGTTTGACAGGTCGGAATACATGAATGGTTACACCCTGTTCGCGTTTGACACAACGCCGGATCAAGAAGTGGGGTCAGGGCATTTTTCTCTAGTAAAAACGGGTAACCTGAGGGCAGAACTACGTTTTTCCGACCCCACCCCAACAACCCTGAACATGATTGTGTACTCTTTAAACGATAACGTTATTGAAATTAACCATAAAAGAGAAGTTCTATATGATTATTAACAATAATGAATAATTTTGAAATCGAGAACGCTGTGAAAGCCGATTCTTGCGCAAGACGAATCTTTAGAGGTGTAATACCGTGTGATTTTTTACCGACATATAAGATCGTTCAGAGACCCGCTGCGTATATTGTGAATACAGATCCTTCTTCGCGTCGGGGGCAGCACTGGATTTTAATAATGTTATTGAACGAGGATACATCACTTTTTTTTGACAGTTATGGACTGTCGCCAGATAATATCATCTTTCCTAAGGACTTCATACAGTTCTTAAACAGGAATTCTGACTGTATCACCTATAACAATAAACAGCTGCAGTCTACAGATAGCGCTGTGTGCGGGCATTACTGCGTTTATATGCTCCATCACCTAGCCAGAGGATATAAGCTAGAAGGGTTATTGAAAAAATTtgacaataattttaaaactaatgACGCTTTTGTACAAACATTTGTGGGTCGTAGATTAAAAAGTAAAATGAACTGTTGTTACTACAATCAATCATGTGTTTGTTATGTTGACAacgtacaataaatgtgtttaaatgAACAGAATGCTATTTTGACAATGTACAATAAACttggttaataaaaaaatgtaatttcatcACATCTGAGGGTCTGTCTTTTGTTCTGTCATCAGCAACCCTCTACACATTGCAAAATGCAAGATCAGTATTTTTAGATAACACCTCTTATCTACTCTGAGCTTATGGTTGGGAGTTGTTTTAAGTTAttagaacacacacacagggtgtcgctgtgaaaaaaaaacacaatccacAGCAAAATAGGCTATCTATATACAGGTTGTGCAATACCCCACACGTAGCAAAAAGAAAGCACAAGGCTTGTATTACACTCAGCAAAATATATGCAGAAATTAGTGAAATTTTGCGCAGGAATGACATACCTGATGATGAAAAAATTAAGAGATACACAGCTGTGCTACAGAGGTACTTGGTATTTGCCAGACAGGATGGTAAAGAAGCAGCTTCTTTAACATTGATAATGCCGCCCACATCTGATCAGAAGCAAATGACAAATATTTATGATAACAGAGACAAAGATATTGTTGAAATTCTTAATCTTGTTAATGACCGCTTTAAGAAAAATGCCGAGCTATTGTTAAACAAACTGTTACAATCAGATGATTTGGCTATGTGGAATGCGAGGGGTGAATTTGTTTACAAAGGCCAAACTGTACCTGGATCAAACATGGTAGATCTAGTCCGCAGTGCGACCCAGAGTCATGCTATGGCCGCAAGTAAAACACCTCCTGGTTGGAAAATATTTATGGATGCTATGGCTGAATTAAATGTCCCCTCTACCGTGGTTGGTAACACAAGGACAAGAGACATGCTCGACAGCCTCAAAAAACAGCTGCACGGCGAATCACCCGCAACGCCTCATACACCTGTCAGTCGCAGGATGCTTATTCCATCACCAGGACTAACACAGGGGATTTTGTTACCTAAAAAAAGAGTACTTCCAATGCTGCAAACACAATGGCTAACGCTCTAATTCTTTTGATGAACGGACTTAAATTAAAAGGATTGCCCCGTACAGAAATGAGATACTTTGAGCGATATATGTACTGGGATAAAATGTTGCTTTGCATATTTTGCTTATTGTGTATAACGAATACTAGAAGTTATCTTTTAAATTTGAACAACGTATTTATAAAACATGTACGGAAATAAAGTTATATTTTGTTCAATGTATATAAAGAATATTTTGAGTGGTGTGTATAAAAAATGttgaaaattatattttacaaTCGTATGCTATGACCACAATTACTATTAAGCCTTATATTCAATAAACACATAAACCTTTTACCGTGtcttattttattaattaacaGTTCATGTCTCATGAAAACTATCCAAGGTGGGGTGCTAAGGTGTTAATACGAACATAATAAAACTACAGATCAAATAATGTCAAATAACACGCTTTGGGGTAACATGGAGGTGGAGATCTctgtaaaggggggcgttagtcATTGGGGCGGGACAAGAGTGTGAACAAGGGGGCGGtgaaagggtgtgaaaaaggggcaGGGAAatggtgtgaaaaaggggcgggggaagggtgtgaaaaaggggcggggaaagggtgtgaaaagggggcgggggaagggtgtgaaaaaggggcggggaaagggtgtgaaaaaggggcgggggaagggtgtgaaaaaggggtggggaaagggtgtgaaaaaggggcggggaaagggtgtgaaaaaggggcggggcacctgtcactttgagTTTGATGTGACATGTCTAAGTACTCTactacccgcctacacgctcagattgccctcagacccccccttatcaatttaccagggcattatttacatctgtccttccctgtaataacccactgatcacctgtcaatcacctatcaatcacccatcaatcaccccctgtcactgccacccatcaatcacccgctgtcactgccacccatcaatcagcccctaacctgccccttgcgggcaatctgatcacccacccacaccaatagatcgcccgcagatccgacgtccgatcacctcccaagtgcagtgttcacatctgttctctaccctaaacacccactaattacccatcaatcaccccctgtcactgctacctatcagattagacccctatctgcccctagggcactcaatcacccgcccacaccctcagaatgccctcagaccccagccctgatcacctcgccagtgcattgcttgcatctattcccccctctaatcacaccttgagacacccatcaatcacctcctgtcaccccctagcacacctacccatcagatcaggccctaatttgccccgtgtgggctcctgatcactcggccaaaccctcagatccccctcagacccccttccgatcacctccccagtgcattgattgcatctattttcccctctaaccaccccctgaaacacccatcaatcacctcctgtcacccccctagcactcctatccatcagatcaggcccaatacaacctgtcatctaaaaggccaccctgcttatgaccggttccacaaaattcgccccctcatagaccacctgtcatcaaaatttgcagatgcttatacccctgaacagtcattttgagacatttggtttccagactactcacggttttgggcccgtaaaatgccagggcggtataggaaccccacaagtgaccccattttagaaaaaaagacaccccaaggtattctgttaggtgtatgacgagttcatagaagattttattttttgtcaaaagttagcggaaattgatttttattgggtttttttcacaaagtgtcatttttcactaacttgtgacaaaaaataaaatcttctatgaactcgccatacacctaacggaataccttggggtgtcttctttctaaaatggggtcacttgtggggttcctatactgccctggcattttaggggccctaaaccgcgaggagtagtctagaaaacaaatgcctcaaaatgacccgtgaataggacgttgggccccttagcgcacctaggctgcaaaaaagtgtcacacatgtggtaccgccgtactcaggaaaagtagtataatgtgttttggggtgtatttttacacatacccatgctgggtgggagaaatttctatgtaaatggtcaattgtgtgtaaaacaaatcaaacaattgtcatttacagagatatttctcccacttagcatgggtatgtgtaaaaatacaccccaaaacacattatactacttctcctgagtacggcggtaccacatgtgtggcacttttttacaccctaagtacgctaaggggcccaaagtccaatgagtacctttaggatttcacaggtcattttgcgacatttggtttcaagactactcctcacggtttagggcccctaaaatgccagggcagtatagtaaccccacaaatgaccccattctagaaagaagacacccaaaggtattccgttaggagtatggtgagttcatagaagattttattttttgtcaaaagttagcggaaaattgatttttattgtttttttcacaaagtgtcattttccactaacttttgacaaaaaataaaattttctatgaactcaccatactcctaacggaataccttggggtgtcttctttctaaaatggggtcatttgtggggttcctatactgaactggcattttaggggccctaaaccgtgaggagtagtctggaaatcaaatttcgcaaaatgacctgtgaaatcctaaaggtactcattggactttgggccctttagcgcagttagggtgcaaaaaagtgccacacatgtggtattgccatactcgggagaagtagtacaatgtgttttggggtgtatttttacacatacccatgctgggtgggagaaatacctctgtaaatgacaatcttttgatttttttacacacaattgtccatttacagagttatttctcccacccagcatgggtatgtgtaaaaatacaccctaaaacacattgtactacttctcccgagtacggcgataccacatgtgtggcacttttttgcaccctaactgcgctaaagggcccaaagtccaatgagtacctttaggatttcacaggtcattttgcggaatttgatttccagactactcctcacggtttagggcccctaaaatgccagggcagtataggaaccccacaaatgaccccattttagaaagaagacaccccaaggtattccattagtagtatggtgagtttatagaagattttattttttgtcacaagttagtggaaaatgacactttgtgaaaaaaacaataaaaatcaattttccgctaacttttgacaaaaataaaatcttctatgaactcaccatactcctaacggaataccttggggtgtcttctttctaaaatggggtcatttgtggggttcctatactgccctggcattttaggggccctaaaccgtgaggagtagtctggaaatcaaattccgcaaaatgacttgtgaaatcctaaaggtactcattggactttgggccctttagcgcagttagggtgcaaaaaagtgccacacatgtggtatcgccgtactcgggagaagtagtacaatgtgttttggggtgtatttttacacatacccatgctgggtgggagaaataactctgtaaatggacaattgtgtgtaaaaaaaatgaaaaaattgtcatttacagagatatttctcccacccagcatgggtatgtgtaaaaatacaccccaaaacacattctactacttctcttgagtacggcaataccacatgtgtggcacttttttgcagcctaactgcgctaaggggcccaaagtccaatgagcacctttaggctttacaggggtgcttacaaattagcaccccccaaaatgcgaggacagtaaacacaccccacaaatgaccccattttggaaagtagacacttcaaggtattcagagaggggcatggtgagtccgtggcagatttcatttttttttgtcgcaagttagaagaaatggattctttttttttttctttttttttgtcacaaagtgtcattttccgcttacttgtgacaaaaaataatatcttctatgaactcactatgcctctcagtgaatactttgggatgtcttctttccaaaatggggtcatttggggggtatttatactatcctggaattctagcccctcatgaaacatgacagggggtcagaaaagtcatagatgcttgaaaatggcaaaattcactttttgcaccatagtttgtaaacgctataacttttacccaaaccaataaatatacactgaatggttttttttttatcaaaaacatgtttgtccacatttttcgcgctgcatgtatacagaaattttactttatttgaaaattgtcagcacagaaagttaaaaaaatcatttttttgccaaaattcatgtcttttttgatgaatataataaaaagtaaaaatcgcaggagcaatcaaatagcaccaaaagaaagctttattagtgacaagaaaaggagccaaaattcatttaggtggtaggttgtatgagcgagcaataaaccgtgaaagctgcagtggtctgaatggaaaaaaagtggccggtccttaaggggtagaaagactgtggtcctcaagtggttaagatccgTGGACGCTATTCTTGCGATTCAACATATGTAGTATACCTTAtaaaatgcccttgtggcttaGCTTATGTTGGAATGACGACACAACCTTTACGTGTACGTCTTTCATCACACAAGTGTGCGATACGTGGTCAGAACCGTGAACAAGCAGTGTCGTCCCATTTTGTCGAGTCCCGACATTCAGTGTCACAACTTAAGATACAAGTTATAGACAGTGTACCTAGGACATTACGTGGTGGAGAGAGATTGTAAGCACTGCTGAAATGTGAAGCAGGATGGATTAGACGCTTAGGAACTGTAGGTCGAGGAGGTTTAAATAGGGAGTACGATTTATCGTTTTGTGTTTGAGAAGAATTGGGTCTGGGTGGCAATCAGGACCAGTACCATAGGCTTACGGTAGGTTTTTTCAGCACTTTTTGGAATAATTTATGGGATGCATCTAGTATTTATATTCTGAGATTACATTTTCTTGAGGTTATTCCTGCACTTTTCTATATCTTATGTGATCAAAGGctcttgatgtgtatgtatgagcAGTGACCAATCTGAGCGTTTCAATATTTGTATACTTTTTGCATATATCTTtaccgttttttttgttttttgttgctttttacATGTAACGTCTATTTTGAACCCTTTGCGTATGTTTATACGCCACTCCCATAATTTTTTTACGCGTTCCCTTTGTTGGCATTTATGCAGAGGTTTTTACGCGTTATTCTTTCACGCGGTTTTTAGACCTTATGTGTATATTTTTACGCCTTTTACTCGTTTTTCTTTTTGGCATTCATTGCGGATGCTTTTAGCGTGCtgttttcatgcgttttcgcgttTGTAgtctatgcgtacatttttacgcgtcacGTGATTTTTACGCGTACATGGcaattttttttcgttttttttccttttgggtgtGGTTTAGCAGCCGTTTTTGTCAATGGGAGTGTTTCCTGAcagtgaggtcacttgtgggttgtacttcctgcgtactgaagttccccatcaggtcttcTACTTTTTGAtctgctctgattggtcactTCTCAAGTCCTATTTGTGGATTGGCTAACATTTCAATGTGTGGCCATATAAAAGAAGGTATGAGAACATTGTTtgtcattatgagcttgcaacttgaagaagaagcatgtcgcttcgaaacagcgggctgtagttgcctccagctctatctttgctatgtgattttattgcacaaataaaagagctatctttttcactatagcggtgctgctgatattccttttttttgctatttttgaactTGATGAGCAACAAGTTCTGATCAGCTATAGCACGCTTGTCTCCATTGAGAGTGCTGGGTCAAACTACTTGTttgcaccagaaattaatcataaattgagcagcatttcactagaaattaatcataaattgagcagcatttcctcataaaacaatcgtaaagtgggcagcagtcaccagaaaataatcgtaatgtgggcagcagaaatcagataataatcataatgtgggcagcagccagcagtcatcagaatataatcgtaatgtgggcagcagtcaccagaaaataatcataatgtgggcagcagtgaccagaaaatcgcaatgtgggcagcaggcaccagaaaatcgcaatgtgggcagcaggcaccagaaaatcgcaatgtgggcagcaggcaccagaaaattgcaatgtgggcagcagacaccagaaaaagaaatgctcctgtgaaaaaaaaaacaattcactcacctgatagcagtctcctctcccggcatctggcgcgCACCTCCCCAACTATCCTCCTGCAGTAcatctcccgtgctgacaggcagagtgcagggctatgacaagatggctcccgaagccctgtactggagtcacaaatagtctccagtgcaggacttcggcagccatcttgccgtagccctgctctgcctctcggGAGACTGCAGGCTGCAGGGAAGAAGTTCCACACCTGGCTGTGGGGTCCCGCAATCGGAAGGGGGCGTCAGCGCTCCCCCCACACACGGCTGgcgagccccgggcccccctgcggccgaTGGGGTTGCATCCCCAGTAGTTACGCCAGTGGTTCCAACATCGACTAAGCGAACAGTTTAAGTCTGACGAAGGCTATACAACCGAAAGCTTAtcatactcttattcttttaacttagccaataaatggtatcatcctgattcaaaatgtcttgcttttactgatggctaacatggtaaacTACTCTATATCAATTTAATTGGTGGGCGTAAagtttaatatacagtatgtattctaGCTActcaaaaatgtgtttaacctccttgccggttatcccgaactcagttcggggtaacctgcgcaggaggattgctcaggccccgctgggccgatttgca from Hyperolius riggenbachi isolate aHypRig1 chromosome 5, aHypRig1.pri, whole genome shotgun sequence encodes the following:
- the LOC137519443 gene encoding uncharacterized protein F54H12.2-like; its protein translation is MAFVHDCSTEYAKSELDIFQIPPTQTSIEKSIYVEIQPIAAIADGTPLEFFISGSGEYYYDLNNTLLHITCRILKADNTLLQDGARVALVNYPIASLFSQLDISLGDRLISTSDNLYTYRAYIETLLNYNAQTLATQFTAGLFYKDTAGHFDDSALDGNNAGFIKRAQFTTRSRSVELVGPIYADVFNQPKLVLNGLDLKIKLTRNKDSFCLMSAEAEAFKVQIQTASLYIKRVQVSPAVRIGHSQALLTANAKNAIDRACLKVYSIPAGTRISNHENLFLGNIPKIVILALVGNEEFSGSYQRNPLRFGHYNVNYACLYLDGQQIPAKPFQPNFQAEAAIREYMSLVHITGKQKADNALSFDRSEYMNGYTLFAFDTTPDQEVGSGHFSLVKTGNLRAELRFSDPTPTTLNMIVYSLNDNVIEINHKREVLYDY